A segment of the Triticum urartu cultivar G1812 chromosome 1, Tu2.1, whole genome shotgun sequence genome:
GGTCATGTTTGCTGGGAAGCTTCTGAACTCACATTCGATATCCGCTCTTTGCAAAATGGATCTCTCTTGCTAGGCGAGCCCAGCAAGCATCTCTTTCTTGGAGTTTCGTTTTTGGTTTTTTGCTTCTTCTTCGTCTTGGTTTTCTTTCTCTGTATTTTACATTTTTTTCAATTCTGTAAATTTATATCCATTTGTGTTTCTTTTTAGTAGTTACTTTATTCTATCTTTTTTTTCTTGTCCTTTTATAAGGaactttttttcttctttttatcCGGTTGCCAGGTGAAAATCCTATTGACTCACACTCGTTGTGTGGAATAAGCATGGTCAACATAATTTTGTATTGCCACGGGCCTGACTAATTTTAGCTAGGGCGGGACTTTGTTTTTGATTTCTTTTTCTGGAATTTATTTTCTTCTTTTTATGGATTTCATAAATGGTAATGCTAACTGGTGAATGTTCGCTGAGAAGGAACTCTCAGGGAATGCACACGCAACCACTTGATCGGGGATCAAACGATGACAGGTTTTGGAAAATATTGCCTTCTCTAGGAAGGGATTTCCATGCTTGTCTGAACAAATTGCCATCCCCTACAACTAAAATTGTCATAGAAATCATTCGCAAATGACATCCTCCCCAGCGAACGTTCCCAGCTAATAGGGTCCTTTCATAAATTAATTAATTTGGTTTTCccttttgtttgttttttcttCAATTCCTTTACTGTTTTTTGTTTTCCGGTCGTTAAATTTGTTCTTTATGTTTTTCTGCATCATTTTCTATTTTAATGAATTAGACATGTATAAATATATTTATTTTATGCATAGAATATTTTTCCTACTAATGAACATATCTTTACAAAATTTTAAAAATAGTGATATCTATGGATAGTGGAATATATTTAATTATTTTATTATACTGTACATTTTATATCAATCGAAGTAATGTTTTTACACAGAGTTTTATTTGTCCATGTGTGTCTGAAAAAAAATTCACATCACATTTGTAAATTATCTCGAATACTAAAACTGGTTTATACAAAATTTTAGTATGCACCATCTTTGCATTCCATGAACCTGTTTTTTTCTTTCAAGTCTCCAGTAATACAATCGACATTGGAACTCAAATAAAAACATCTGAAAACGAAGTCTCTTTTTATTTTAAGTTGATGAAGACGGCCACGAATGGGAAATAAACAAGAACTATATTTTCCTATATTTGTCTTTTTTAGGGGTACTACATTTTGTCTGAAATGCCCGTTGGATGAGCGCTGGGCTGGGCCTGGGCTGCACTCACTTGGTCACCCGGCCCCGTTCGGGCTCCACGCTGCACTCCCACTAAAAAAACCTCAAGTCGCACAGCAGCCAGAGCGGCGGCCGGCGGGGTACCCACCGGCGCGGCGCGGACGGCCAATCGACCATTCGACCCCTGCTGCCGGCGCGATCTCTCCGGTACCCACCTCTTCCTTCTCCCCTCATATCCCGGCCTACTCTTCTGCTCGCTCACTGGAGCTTTCTTCGCTCCTTCCGCCGTGTCCGCTGGGTATGCACGCCAGGTGTTCGACGCATTGCTTGGCGCGTTTGGGGTGGTTGCGATGTTCGAAGTACGATATCATTCGATGATGCTGTTGCTTCTTTGCAGCCTTGCAGGAATGATGGTAGCATACAAGAAACCACACCCGCAGCCACAGTCGTCGTGGTCAGACCTCCCGCTGGACATAGTAGGCCTTGTTCTCAGCCTGCTCCCCGAGTACGCCGACCGTGCCGTCTTTGCTGCGGTGTGCCCGCACTGGCGTGCGGCCGCGAGGCAGCAGCTCGTGCCCCCGCCACTGCCTCTTCTCGCGCTCCCAGACGGCACCTTCTACAGCATCTTGTACCCTAGGCTCTATTCCTTCCCTGGTTGCGGCTTTGCAGGGTACGAGAGTGTCTGTGGCAGCTGGCTCGTCTTCCCACGTGACGACGGGTGCTTCCTGGTCAATCCATTCTCCAGGGCCACCGTCACGCTCCCTGCTCTCTCCTGCGTCCGACTCCGTCCTCCAAATGCAGTCGCTAAGTGGTCACTCGAGGATGGGTCAAAAGTTGCCGACCCTTACATCACATGGATGCATATCAATACATCGGAAAAGCTGCACATAAGTAAGCTAATCCCGTGCTCGCCAAACCTTGTTGCTGCACTGGTTGGCATTGGACACACCAGCCAGATTCTACTGTGCCAGCCAGGGGCCTCGTCGTGGTCAGTGCGTGCTTACGATCAGTGTAAGGGGTTTGAAGACATGGCGTTCTACCAGGGCAAGCTCTACGCCATTGCCAATGACGAGAACCTCCTTGTGGTGAACATCAGCCAGGACCATAGCACCGGCGATCCACAGGTTTCTCGGATTGGACAAATCATCAAGGGTGAGCCATGGTATCCAGTTGTGTTGGAAGACAACACTATGCCCTGCAAGAAGCTCTACCTGGTTGAATCGCATGGGGCACTGCTGATGGTACGAAGGGCAATTTGGTGCCGGGTACCTGGACCTGGAGTGCCTGGTGAAGTTATTGCTGGAGTGAGCAGGTTTGAGGTTTTCAAGGCCGACTTTGAGCATTCATGGTGGGTCAAGGTGTCGACCATGGGGGATGACCAAGTGCTGTTTCTAGGGCGAAGGTGCTCCAGGGCCATGTCTGTGTCTCAGTACGGGCTGTCGGGTGATTATATCTTCTTCTTGGATGATGATGAGGAGAATCGTACGGACTACTGCTACGACAAGGAGAACACTTCTTTCAGCGCCTATGACATGAGATCCAGCAGTGTCCTTCCGGCATGTCCCAGTATTTTCTGGAAGTGTTGTGATGAGATGCGTCTGGCTGCATGGCTCTTCCCTGAGGACCGATGAGAATGTGTCATAATGTTCTATATATGCAAGCTGCTCCGAGGTTATCTAGCCATGCTATAGATGTTGTTGTTCCGGGGTTATTCTCCAACTTTCTCATAAGTTATCTATCTGACTGCGGTAGTATATGGTGGTTGGTATAGTGTTCACTGGTTCCCCTACAATCCGTGAAATGCATTAGTAGTAGAAAATAGTAATATTGCTGCTGTCTATCTGAGCTTTGTTACTCTGCTAAGTGCTGTTTGTTCATCAGTGCTTGTCTGAAGTTGTTGTGGTGGTTACTACTATGGTGGTTTTTGATTACTAAAATGGTTGTTGCTGTGCCTACGAAAGATCTTAAAATGCATCACTGCTTAATCTTTGACTGAGTGgtctctctttttctttctttctttttctgcgaTGAATTGGCATGGCGTTCTTTTTTTTTTGGCTGACTACCTTGTAATGCGCATCTTGTGCTGCTCGTGAGGTCTGTTTGATTTGATTTGAGATTCAGCTAGTCAGTGCTTCGGAAGTATTTTATCTGTGCAATCGCAGTAAATTTATTGCTCCTCTTCACCGGTTGACGGCGAAATAAAATGGAATTGCCACACCTGACAGCCACCTTTTCGTGCCGTTATTTCAAAAGCACGAAGTTAATTTGAAAGGCTACTTATGAACCCAGTAATGCTAAAATGGAGCAGACAGGGGAGCAGTGCCATTAGAATGAGCTGTGGGTGTTGATTTGCACTGCGCCAGGGATCATCTGGTGCATGTCTCCTCTGCTTAATTCATACTCTTAGATTTCTCTTTCTATATTTGTGTCCAGAAAACAATAGTTTTGTAACTTTCGTTACTCCAGTGCACGCATGCCATAACCCTGCAGAACAAATTAAACTTGGAACATGATCAGATCAGCTAAGTGATTGCCAGTGCCTATCGGGTCATGTTTTCAGAGAAGTATGTGGACTCATGTTAAATATTAATGCACACCTGGACCTAGATTTATTAACATGCCGGCAAAGTAGTCAACAAGGTGTTTCAGTTTTTCCATATATTCCTAAAAGTACTTCATCCCGATCTTGAAAAACCGAAGAACTAGCTTCATTGATTggtccttttttttcttttcctttttgcTCTCATATGTATTGTTTCTTAATTATTATTAAAAAATTGAATGAAACCTACCCGATATTGTGGGTTTATGCCCTTGTGACACCATCTAAAATCTCATCAATTCCAGGCTTCGGGCTTGTATCTGATCATTTGATATTGTTCTACTTATTAATATCATTTgttccctctgtaaagaaatataagagcgtttagataaCTAAAGTAGTACATTTTTAAAAATAATTATGTTTGTTTATCAAATGCACTTTTTTTTGTGAGGAAAAGCATGTTCGAAGATTCCTT
Coding sequences within it:
- the LOC125529128 gene encoding uncharacterized protein LOC125529128 isoform X1, giving the protein MFEVRYHSMMLLLLCSLAGMMVAYKKPHPQPQSSWSDLPLDIVGLVLSLLPEYADRAVFAAVCPHWRAAARQQLVPPPLPLLALPDGTFYSILYPRLYSFPGCGFAGYESVCGSWLVFPRDDGCFLVNPFSRATVTLPALSCVRLRPPNAVAKWSLEDGSKVADPYITWMHINTSEKLHISKLIPCSPNLVAALVGIGHTSQILLCQPGASSWSVRAYDQCKGFEDMAFYQGKLYAIANDENLLVVNISQDHSTGDPQVSRIGQIIKGEPWYPVVLEDNTMPCKKLYLVESHGALLMVRRAIWCRVPGPGVPGEVIAGVSRFEVFKADFEHSWWVKVSTMGDDQVLFLGRRCSRAMSVSQYGLSGDYIFFLDDDEENRTDYCYDKENTSFSAYDMRSSSVLPACPSIFWKCCDEMRLAAWLFPEDR
- the LOC125529128 gene encoding uncharacterized protein LOC125529128 isoform X2; this encodes MMVAYKKPHPQPQSSWSDLPLDIVGLVLSLLPEYADRAVFAAVCPHWRAAARQQLVPPPLPLLALPDGTFYSILYPRLYSFPGCGFAGYESVCGSWLVFPRDDGCFLVNPFSRATVTLPALSCVRLRPPNAVAKWSLEDGSKVADPYITWMHINTSEKLHISKLIPCSPNLVAALVGIGHTSQILLCQPGASSWSVRAYDQCKGFEDMAFYQGKLYAIANDENLLVVNISQDHSTGDPQVSRIGQIIKGEPWYPVVLEDNTMPCKKLYLVESHGALLMVRRAIWCRVPGPGVPGEVIAGVSRFEVFKADFEHSWWVKVSTMGDDQVLFLGRRCSRAMSVSQYGLSGDYIFFLDDDEENRTDYCYDKENTSFSAYDMRSSSVLPACPSIFWKCCDEMRLAAWLFPEDR